One Rosa chinensis cultivar Old Blush chromosome 5, RchiOBHm-V2, whole genome shotgun sequence genomic region harbors:
- the LOC112166141 gene encoding receptor-like protein 2: MRTMALQPNHLVPYGILLFICFISSVISTNHGCNKMDHDSLRSSFDMLSRLNWSSSDCCHWEGITCDEDGRVTSLLLPSKGIQGGISPSLGNLTHLSHLNLSQNQLSGPLGTGLFSSLSHLEVLDLSYNQLSGELASIPSIYIRVVDLSSNLFNGTTPSSFLKHASNLSSLNVSNNLISGQIPSTICLSSSLVKILDFSKNEFNGMIPLGLGNCSKLEVFRAGFNSLSGTLPSDLYNALTIQEISLPSNKLFGSISDNIVNLTNLTILEIYFNQLSGTLPSHIGKLSKLKLMLLHFNNLQGFLPPSLMSCTNLVELNLGFNRLEGNLSALDFSKLGQLAKLDFASNHFTGVLPISLYSCKSLGALRLSSNDLEGQIQPEILSLESLSFLSLSWNRLTNVTGAMKILMGFKSLGVIIISRNFLGEELPDGDANTGSVFKNLRVFGIADCQLTGQIPRWLSNLKKLEALDLSSNRLTGSIPGWLGNLPSLFFISLNNNSFSGELPKELSRLQALQSQKAAPHGHGYFELPIYTQRTNASITVLQYNYLSNLPRAIYLRNNSLSGRIPIEIGHLQLLHEFDLSVNNLVGDIPNQMSNLINLERLDLSRNHLSGGIPASLSNLHFLASFSVAYNNLQGQIPSGTQIQGFNATAFEGNPGLCGSPLPNHCQQANGSSITKNTEDGHDNGHEIQWLHFSVAFGFIIGFWGVCGPLVLSRSLRFAYFQFLSSVKSRFFG; this comes from the coding sequence ATGAGAACCATGGCATTGCAGCCTAATCATCTCGTGCCTTATGGTATTCTCCTCTTCATCTGTTTTATCTCAAGTGTCATCTCTACAAACCATGGATGCAACAAAATGGATCATGACTCTCTTCGGTCCTCTTTCGATATGCTTTCTCGTTTAAATTGGTCTTCAAGTGATTGTTGTCACTGGGAGGGCATCACTTGTGATGAGGATGGTAGGGTAACAAGtttattattaccctccaaagGGATCCAAGGAGGCATTTCACCTTCACTTGGAAACCTAACACATCTCTCCCACCTCAATCTCTCCCAAAATCAACTCTCCGGTCCTCTAGGGACTGGACTCTTTTCGTCCCTGAGTCACCTCGAGGTCCTTGATTTGAGCTATAACCAACTTTCGGGAGAGTTAGCCTCAATACCATCCATTTATATTCGAGTGGTGGACTTGTCCAGCAATCTATTCAATGGAACAACTCCATCTTCATTCCTAAAGCATGCCTCGAATTTGAGTAGTCTAAATGTCAGCAACAATCTCATTAGTGGCCAAATTCCATCCACTATctgtctttcttcttctttggttaaAATTTTGGATTTCTCCAAAAATGAATTCAATGGTATGATTCCTCTTGGGTTAGGGAACTGTTCGAAATTGGAGGTCTTTCGTGCTGGGTTTAATAGTCTCTCAGGGACCCTTCCTAGTGATCTTTACAATGCTCTAACCATTCAGGAAATTTCATTGCCTTCGAATAAGCTTTTCGGATCCATTAGTGATAACATTGTCAATCTTACTAACCTCACAATCCTGGAGATCTACTTCAATCAGCTGAGTGGAACACTTCCTTCCCACATTGGGAAACTCTCCAAATTGAAACTCATGCTCCTTCATTTCAACAACCTCCAAGGTTTTCTACCTCCTTCTTTGATGAGTTGCACAAATCTTGTGGAACTAAATCTTGGATTTAACCGCTTGGAAGGAAATCTTTCGGCTCTTGATTTCTCCAAACTTGGTCAACTTGCTAAACTTGATTTTGCCAGTAATCACTTCACCGGTGTCTTGCCAATAAGCCTTTACTCATGCAAGTCACTGGGAGCACTTCGACTGAGCTCAAACGATCTAGAGGGACAAATACAACCTGAGATTCTTTCACTAGAGTCCTTGTCCTTCCTCTCGCTTTCATGGAACAGACTGACCAATGTCACAGGGGCAATGAAGATATTGATGGGTTTCAAAAGTCTCGGGGTAATCATCATTTCACGGAATTTTCTAGGTGAAGAACTGCCAGATGGTGATGCCAATACTGGTTCGGTGTTTAAAAATCTCCGAGTTTTTGGTATAGCTGACTGCCAACTTACCGGTCAAATACCTAGATGGTTGTCCAACCTCAAGAAACTAGAAGCTCTGGATCTATCTTCTAATAGACTCACAGGATCAATACCTGGTTGGTTGGGGAATCTTCCAAGTCTCTTTTTCATAAGCTTGAATAATAACTCATTTTCAGGTGAACTTCCAAAGGAACTTTCCAGATTACAAGCATTGCAATCACAAAAGGCTGCACCTCATGGCCATGGCTACTTTGAATTGCCAATCTACACTCAACGCACAAATGCATCCATTACTGTCTTGCAGTACAACTATCTTTCCAACTTGCCGCGAGCAATTTACCTCAGGAACAACAGTCTAAGCGGCAGAATACCAATTGAGATTGGTCATTTGCAACTTCTTCATGAGTTTGATCTTAGTGTCAACAACTTGGTTGGAGACATTCCCAACCAGATGTCTAACCTCATAAACTTGGAGAGATTAGACCTCTCAAGAAATCACTTGTCAGGCGGAATCCCAGCTTCACTATCAAATCTTCATTTCTTGGCTTCATTTAGTGTTGCATACAATAATCTCCAAGGACAAATACCATCAGGCACTCAGATCCAAGGCTTCAACGCCACTGCCTTTGAGGGGAACCCCGGACTTTGTGGCTCCCCGCTTCCAAATCATTGCCAACAGGCGAATGGAAGTAGTATTACTAAGAACACTGAAGATGGACATGACAATGGGCATGAAATTCAGTGGCTTCATTTTTCTGTCGCATTTGGTTTCATTATAGGGTTTTGGGGAGTTTGTGGCCCTTTAGTGTTGAGCAGATCATTGAGATTTGCATATTTCCAGTTTTTATCCAGTGTTAAATCTCGCTTTTTCGGTTAG
- the LOC112164109 gene encoding 2,3-bisphosphoglycerate-independent phosphoglycerate mutase, which produces MAAKAFEYADFDKFDRVRVPKICYAGMLQYDGELKLPTRYLVEPPEIDRTSGEYLTYNGVHTFACSIVGLFFPSNVNVCFVICGIEEYVEIPGDSGISFNVQPKMKALEIAEKARDAILTKKFEQVRVNLPNGDMVGHTGDIEATIVACKAADQAVKMILDAVEQVGGIYVITADHGNAEDMVKRNKTGQPLLDKSGNIQILTSRTLQPVPVAIGGPGLAPGVRFRKDLPSGGLANVAATMTNLHGFEAPADYEPFLIEVVDN; this is translated from the exons ATGGCTGCTAAGGCATTTGAGTATGCAGATTTTGATAAATTCGATAGAGTTCGAGTTCCTAAAATCTGTTATGCTGGTATGCTTCAGTATGATGGTGAGCTGAAGCTTCCAACCCGTTACCTTGTAGAACCCCCAGAGATTGATAGAACATCCGGGGAATATCTAACTTACAACGGTGTCCATACTTTTGCTTGCAG CATTGTAGGACTTTTCTTTCCCTCCAATGTAAATGTGTGTTTTGTCATCTGTGGAATTGAGGAATATGTGGAAATTCCAGGTGATAGTGGAATCTCATTCAACGTCCAGCCAAAGATGAAGGCATTGGAGATTGCTGAAAAGGCAAGGGATGCTATTCTAACCAAGAAGTTTGAACAG GTACGTGTTAACCTACCCAATGGGGACATGGTGGGGCATACTGGTGACATTGAGGCCACAATTGTTGCTTGCAAGGCTGCTGATCAAGCTGTCAAG ATGATTCTTGATGCGGTAGAGCAAGTGGGTGGAATTTATGTTATTACAGCTGATCATGGTAATGCCGAGGATATGGTGAAGAGAAATAAGACCGGGCAACCTCTTCTTGACAAGAGTGGCAACATCCAAATCCTTACCTCCCGCACTCTTCAACCA GTTCCCGTTGCTATTGGAGGCCCCGGACTAGCACCTGGTGTTCGGTTCCGCAAGGATCTTCCAAGTGGTGGTCTTGCCAATGTTGCTGCAACTATGACCAATCTGCATGGATTTGAGGCCCCTGCTGACTATGAGCCGTTCCTCATTGAAGTTGTTGATAACTAG
- the LOC112164110 gene encoding zinc finger BED domain-containing protein RICESLEEPER 2-like: MVAFNPDEVMKACVEMVVVDELPFSFVEKQGFRHFCHVAVPMFKVPCRKTLVINFLTLYDKTKKKLKTDLAHYRVCLTTDTWTSVQNFNYMVLTSHFIDDKWEMHKRIINFCTICNHSGNSIGLLIESCLLQWGISKVLTITVDNAAANKCAIEFVRSELNKREKPQSMLEGKYMHVRCIAHICNLIVGSELKRLNRSVLAIRNAVMFVRSSPARLDSFKACVEQEQIPCRGLVVMDVPTRWNSTFLMLEAALKFKAAFARMEEQPDSCFSAYFKEPEEEYDEEGNLVPSKSKRPRVGPPSEDEWDKAEMFVQFLRVFYEVTLRVSASNRPTIHTTFHDVLSIESEISKLFIEPDIAIGLDTQKVSSDMAENMRSIFIKYYGGFRDLNPLVFMGLILDPRFKLRKVVSELDEAVVSHEVDKYLLDPLEFTNEKEGFEFPILLWWKINGAKYPILQAIAKDVLAVQVSTVASESAFSTGGRVIDNFRSSLTPKFVEALIVYKFSVFAFYISVSAFIFYILTIVSCVLYFVVKRGWDAQVLGEAPYKFKNVVEAIKTLRAEPNANDQYLPPFVIVDDSGKPVGPIVDGDAVVTFNF, from the exons ATGGTAGCATTTAATCCTGATGAAGTTATGAAAGCATGTGTTGAAATGGTTGTAGTTGATGAGCTTCCTTTTAGCTTCGTTGAAAAGCAAGGCTTTAGGCATTTTTGTCATGTTGCAGTGCCAATGTTTAAGGTCccttgtaggaaaactttggttATAAATTTTCTTACATTGTATGATAAGacaaagaagaagttgaaaactGATTTAGCACACTATAGGGTCTGCCTAACCACTGACACTTGGAcaagtgttcaaaatttcaactacaTGGTGCTAACATCACACTTTATTGATGATAAGTGGGAAATGCATAAGAGGATAATCAATTTTTGCACTATTTGTAATCATAGTGGGAATTCCATAGGTCTTTTGATTGAGTCATGTTTGCTTCAATGGGGGATTAGCAAGGTTTTAACCATCACAGTAGATAATGCAGCAGCCAATAAGTGTGCTATTGAGTTTGTTAGGTCCGAActtaacaaaagagaaaaaccaCAATCAATGTTAGAGGGTAAGTACATGCATGTTAGGTGTATTGCCCATATTTGTAATTTGATTGTTGGTAGTGAGTTGAAGAGACTAAATAGATCAGTGTTGGCCATCAGAAATGCGGTGATGTTTGTTAGGTCTTCACCAGCAAGGTTAGATAGTTTTAAGGCATGTGTAGAACAGGAACAGATCCCTTGCAGAGGATTGGTTGTTATGGATGTTCCCACTAGGTGGAATTCAACATTCTTAATGTTGGAAGCTGCCTTGAAGTTCAAAGCAGCCTTTGCAAGGATGGAGGAGCAACCGGACAGCTGCTTTTCAGCCTATTTCAAAGAGCCTGAGGAAGAGTATGATGAGGAAGGAAATTTGGTTCCAAGTAAAAGCAAGAGGCCTAGAGTTGGGCCTCCATCCGAGGATGAATGGGATAAGGCAGAAATGTTTGTGCAGTTTCTTAGGGTATTCTATGAAGTAACTCTAAGAGTTAGTGCAAGTAATAGGCCCACAATCCATACCACTTTTCATGATGTGTTGTCAATCGAATCGGAGATTAGCAAGCTCTTCATAGAACCTGATATTGCAATAGGTTTGGACACCCAGAAGGTTTCGAGTGATATGGCAGAAAATATGAGGTCCATATTCATCAAGTATTATGGTGGCTTTCGGGATTTGAATCCCTTGGTGTTTATGGGGCTgatccttgatcctagattcaaGCTAAG GAAAGTAGTTTCTGAGCTTGATGAGGCTGTGGTTTCACATGAAGTAGACAAATACTTGTTGGACCCTCTTGAATTCACAAATGAGAAGGAAGGGTTCGAGTTCCCGATTCTGTTATGGTGGAAGATCAATGGAGCCAAGTACCCTATACTTCAAGCAATAGCCAAAGATGTGTTGGCTGTTCAAGTTTCGACAGTTGCATCGGAGTCCGCTTTCAGCACCGGAGGGAGAGTAATCGACAACTTTAGGAGTTCATTGACTCCTAAATTTGTCGAAGCATTGATTGTCTACAAA TTTTCAGTTTTCGCTTTTTACATTTCAGTTTCTGCATTTATTTTTTACATTCTGACTATAGTTTCTTGTGTTTTGTACTTTG TTGTAAAACGAGGATGGGATGCCCAAGTTCTCGGTGAAGCCCCCTATAAATTTAAGAATGTTGTTGAAGCTATCAAGACATTGAGAGCAGAACCAAATGCCAATGACCAGTATCTACCTCCTTTTGTTATTGTTGATGATAGTGGAAAGCCTGTGGGCCCAATAGTTGATGGTGATGCTGTTGTAACATTCAACTTCTGA